A DNA window from Brassica oleracea var. oleracea cultivar TO1000 unplaced genomic scaffold, BOL UnpScaffold00969, whole genome shotgun sequence contains the following coding sequences:
- the LOC106320592 gene encoding uncharacterized protein LOC106320592, which yields MTDRVIRHTKRLPQSRCSPFTNGTTDDVSKEKEQKEEAVRLGVELSLFMAEAMFILSDDRRSMTYFCFLTLFKTKMDRRGPAVRRLYRVIQHVYATYIKPKNLVYIDGGKSTQSKLMGTFRQDFVSAIRGLAHIVSTLEIGCLVKPSVFEQYNRELKKLEENLGSVKDVSESFGFAREAIESEILPLWKSLFETNSQVIKLDKTINSELLRPLLNELNKEICARSLASLVIKPGK from the exons ATGACTGACCGTGTTATCCGTCACACAAAGAGACTACCACAGTCTAGATGTTCCCCTTTCACTAATGG gACTACTGATGATGTCAGCAAAGAGAAGGAGCAGAAAGAAGAAGCTGTGCGACTCGGAGTTGAGCTCTCCCTCTTTATGGCTGAAGCAATGTTCATATTATCCGATGACAGACGTTCTATGACGTACTTCTGTTTTTTGACATTGTTTAAAACAAAGATGGATCGTCGTGGTCCCGCGGTAAGACGATTGTACCGTGTCATACAACACGTGTATGCAACATATATCAAACCCAAGAATCTCGTCTACATCGATGGCGGAAAATCCACTCAATCAAAACTGATGGGGACGTTTCGACAAGATTTTGTTTCTGCCATCAGAGGTTTAGCTCACATTGTTTCCACTCTCGAAATTGGTTGCCTGGTGAAACCGTCTGTTTTTGAACAATACAACCGAGAGCTGAAGAAGCTAGAGGAGAATCTGGGTTCTGTCAAGGATGTTTCAGAGTCATTTGGGTTTGCTAGGGAAGCAATTGAGTCTGAGATTCTTCCCCTGTGGAAGTCTCTCTTTGAAACAAATTCTCAAGTGATAAAACTTGATAAGACTATTAATAGTGAGCTGCTTAGGCCTCTCTTGAACGAATTGAACAAGGAGATTTGTGCTCGTAGTCTTGCTTCTTTAGTCATCAAGCCCggtaaataa
- the LOC106320589 gene encoding mitochondrial import receptor subunit TOM40-1 yields MADLFPPLVTAQIDDKPKVDEKVDYSNLPCPVPYDELHREAYMSLKTDNFEGFRFDFTKGLNQKFALCHSVMMGPTEVPSQSPDTTIKIPTAHYEFGANYADPKLMLVGRVMTDGRTSARVRADLTDKLMMKANAQITNEPHMSSAMFHFDYMGSDYRAQLQFGNSALIGANYIQSVTPRLSLGGEVFWAGGPRKSGIGYAARYETDKMVASGQVASTGLVLMNYVQKVSDKVSLATDFMYNVFSREAVASVGYDYMLRQARVRGKIDSNGVASALLEERLSMGLNFLISAELDHKKKDYKFGFGLTVG; encoded by the exons ATGGCGGATCTTTTCCCACCTCTCGTGACGGCTCAAATCGACGACAAGCCTAAAGTCGACGAGAAAGTCGATTACTCGAATCTCCCTTGCCCTGTTCCCTACGATGAACTCCACCGTGAAGCTTACA TGTCTTTAAAGACGGACAATTTTGAGGGTTTTCGCTTCGACTTTACCAAGGGGCTGAATCAAAAGTTTGCTCTCTGCCACAG TGTAATGATGGGGCCAACGGAAGTTCCTTCTCAGTCACCTGACACTACCATCAAAATTCCAACTGCCCACTATGAGTTTGGTGCCAATTATGCTGACCCAAAG CTGATGCTTGTTGGAAGGGTTATGACTGATGGTAGAACTAGTGCAAGAGTGAGAGCTGATTTAACTGATAAGTTGATGATGAAGGCGAATGCTCAG ATAACAAATGAGCCTCATATGTCGAGTGCAATGTTTCACTTTGATTACATG GGATCAGACTACAGAGCCCAACTTCAATTTGGGAACAGTGCTCTAATTGGAGCAAACTATATTCAG AGTGTGACACCACGTCTATCATTGGGTGGGGAAGTTTTCTGGGCTGGTGGGCCTCGGAAGTCGGGTATAGGTTACGCTGCAAGATACGAAACTGATAAGATG GTCGCCTCTGGGCAAGTTGCAAGCACTGGTCTTGTTCTTATGAACTATGTTCAGAAGGTTTCCGATAAG GTCTCACTTGCCACTGATTTCATGTACAACGTTTTTTCAAGAGAAGCTGTAGCTAGTGTAGGGTATGACTACATGCTCAGACAG GCTCGTGTGCGGGGAAAGATAGATTCAAACGGTGTAGCATCCGCTCTCCTGGAAGAAAGATTGAGTATGGGACTCAATTTTCTTATATCTGCAGAG CTTGACCATAAGAAGAAGGACTACAAGTTTGGATTCGGACTAACAGTCGGCTAA
- the LOC106320590 gene encoding uncharacterized protein LOC106320590: protein MGLLSSPVLELARPFLRGELEKINPKLPSLIAVLKSVGAGECWHKHGSFLHHLVDVYKILKLWKAPEPVCLCGLFHSAYSNSYVNLAIFDPSTGRDVVRGHVGEAAESLIHLFCVIPRQTLIHDELLFKYSDLELVEHLELSEVSLRKAKEEGVFDGEEVWRKKLNGLVPENGVVVKHIKTGEEVLVSRREVGVFLLMTMADFSDQFFGFQDELICNNDGRLEFRGNNVTALWPGDGKPGLWMNSSSRMGGIYNLIVREEEILMEQRKRGYGSEFVARKERDEDIELVVPPVFSFCTKVLDAIEQIEARDMYWEAVSSDASKEGYLERAEERLLGCIEKNPFVGEPHVLLSQVYLGKKRFVEAEREAETGLVLLLQWGSPWDKRMSWEGWIAWVRVLLMKSSDQSWPDVSWGILNLGLVR from the exons ATGGGCTTATTATCGTCTCCGGTACTTGAACTAGCCCGGCCTTTTCTTCGAGGTGAGCTAGAGAAGATCAACCCCAAACTCCCCTCGTTGATCGCCGTCCTCAAAAGCGTCGGCGCCGGCGAGTGTTGGCACAAACACGGCAGCTTCCTACATCACTTGGTCGATGTCTACAAGATCCTAAAGCTATGGAAAGCTCCTGAACCCGTCTGCCTATGTGGTCTATTCCACTCTGCTTACTCCAACTCCTACGTCAACTTAGCCATCTTCGATCCCTCCACCGGACGTGACGTCGTCCGTGGACACGTAGGTGAGGCTGCAGAGTCGCTGATCCATCTCTTCTGCGTTATACCGAGACAAACTCTGATCCACGACGAGCTTCTCTTCAAGTACTCCGACCTCGAGCTCGTCGAGCATCTTGAACTCTCTGAGGTTTCCTTGAGGAAGGCTAAGGAGGAAGGTGTTTTCGATGGAGAGGAAGTGTGGAGGAAGAAGCTGAACGGTTTGGTGCCTGAGAACGGGGTCGTTGTGAAGCACATCAAGACGGGTGAAGAGGTTCTTGTTTCGAGGAGAGAAGTTGGTGTTTTCTTACTGATGACCATGGCGGATTTCAGCGACCAGTTTTTTGGGTTTCAAGACGAGTTAATCTGTAACAACGACGGGAGATTGGAGTTTAGAGGCAATAACGTGACAGCGTTATGGCCTGGGGACGGGAAACCTGGGCTGTGGATGAACTCTAGCTCGAGAATGGGtggaatatataatttgatagtgagagaagaagagattttgATGGAGCAGAGGAAAAGAGGTTATGGTTCTGAGTTTGTGGCGAGGAAGGAGAGAGATGAAGATATTGAGCTTGTGGTGCCTCCAGTCTTCAGCTTCTGCACCAAG GTACTAGATGCAATAGAGCAGATAGAAGCAAGGGATATGTACTGGGAAGCTGTGAGCAGCGACGCGAGCAAAGAAGGGTACTTGGAGAGAGCAGAGGAGAGGTTGTTGGGGTGTATAGAGAAGAATCCATTTGTGGGAGAGCCACATGTGTTGTTGAGTCAAGTGTATTTGGGAAAGAAGAGATTCGTAGAAGCAGAAAGAGAAGCTGAGACAGGGCTTGTCCTGCTGTTGCAATGGGGAAGTCCTTGGGACAAGAGGATGTCATGGGAAGGTTGGATTGCTTGGGTTAGAGTTCTTCTCATGAAGTCAAGTGATCAGTCTTGGCCTGATGTTTCTTGGGGGATCTTGAACTTGGGTCTTGTCCGCTAA
- the LOC106320587 gene encoding phytochrome-associated serine/threonine-protein phosphatase 3: protein MDLDQWISKVKDGEHLSEDELQLLCEYVKEILIEESNVQPVNSPVTVCGDIHGQFHDLMKLFQTGGHVPDTNYIFMGDFVDRGYNSLEVFTILLLLKARHPANITLLRGNHESRQLTQVYGFYDECQRKYGNANAWRYCTDVFDYLTLSAIIDGTVLCVHGGLSPDVRTIDQIRLVDRNCEIPHEGPFCDLMWSDPEDIETWAVSPRGAGWLFGSRVTTEFNHINKLDLVCRAHQLVQEGLKYMFQDKGLVTVWSAPNYCYRCGNVASILSFDDNMEKSVKYFTETEENNQMRGPRTGVPYFL from the exons ATGGATTTGGATCAATGGATTTCGAAGGTTAAAGACGGCGAGCATCTCTCCGAAGACGAGCTTCAGCTTCTCTGCGAATAC GTGAAAGAAATTCTGATTGAGGAGTCCAACGTTCAGCCTGTCAACAGTCCAGTCACCGTCTGTGGTGACATCCATGGCCAGTTTCATGATCTCATGAAGCTTTTTCAGACCGGGGGTCATGTTCCCGACACAAACTACATATTTATG GGGGACTTTGTGGATAGAGGTTACAACAGCCTTGAAGTCTTCACTATTCTTTTGCTTCTTAAAGCTAG ACATCCAGCCAATATTACACTTCTGCGTGGAAATCATGAAAGTAGGCAGCTAACGCAG GTATATGGTTTCTATGACGAATGCCAAAGGAAGTATGGTAACGCCAATGCGTGGCGCTATTGCACAGATGTTTTTGACTATCTTACCTTATCAGCTATAATAGATGGCACG GTTCTATGTGTTCATGGCGGCCTTTCCCCGGATGTCCGGACAATTGATCAG ATAAGACTAGTAGATCGAAACTGTGAAATTCCCCATGAAGGGCCCTTTTGCGATCTTATGTGGAGCGATCCTGAAGACATTGAAACATGGGCTGTTAGTCCACGTGGAGCTGGTTGGCTTTTCGGATCGAGGGTTACCACTGAG TTTAACCATATCAACAAGCTTGATCTAGTATGCCGTGCACACCAGCTGGTACAAGAAGGTCTTAAGTACATGTTCCAAGATAAAGGCCTTGTGACT GTATGGTCTGCGCCTAATTACTGCTATCGCTGTGGGAATGTAGCTTCTATATTGAGTTTCGATGACAACATG GAAAAATCAGTTAAGTACTTCACAGAGACGGAAGAGAACAATCAAATGAGAGGGCCAAGGACTGGAGTTCCATATTTCCTATGA